CCGGCTGTCTGCCGAGATTATTATAGTTAAAGGCGACTGACCAGTCTCAACCGGCCTCGCATAATCGTGAATAGTTTACATGTACACAAACAGATCTCCTCACTTTCGGAGAAGCTCGCGATTTAATTCATTAGAATATTCTGgaagaatttctttctttcataaagaaagtttaaagtttattattataattttttaaagaagcatttttcgaaaaatcataGGTGATTCTATGAATAATTTTATACAGTCGAAGAATCTGCTCTGTTGTTTATTGCCAGATGATTTTACGAGGAATTACGCCACTTCTCGTTGCCTTGTCGACTTCAAGGAAATTAGGAGATAAGGTTTTCTGCGCCCAGAAATTGCGAAACTACTTATTGTTGCTGCGAGATTAGTGTCAAAGTGTGATTCCTCAAACAGAAGAAGAAAATCACttacaaaattgtaattttgcAACAAACTCTCGCCCAACAAACACGTTTTCTTCtctttgataattttaatcgAAAACATTGGAGTCCTGAAATTCTCTGAATCTAATTTTTACcacaaatgcacaaaatccacagtctattaataCAATCTCCGATCGCAAGCTGCCCTCTAATTATTTCGAAGAATATGACAGCAAGAATCGTTTAACGCCAttctaataaaaaataccaACGATCCATGGAAAACAGGTATCGCTCGCCACCTGTCATTTCgtctatttttgtattattcgCTGGGAATCGACGGGGTCTCTCTATTTAACGATCCAATTCGGAGCTCGTCGTTTTCAAAGTTGAATCATTTCCTCGTCAGCTGACACCTGTCAGCTGAGAACTATAAACTTCTAATTTTACCCGTTTTCGATGTTTGTATTTTAAGACGCGGTAGCATTTGTTTACAGCCGAGCAGATAGCGGAGGACGCGATAAGCAACAGCGAACTGTGCTCTGCATTTTTTCTGTTAAATACAGGTGTCTCGCAGACAGTTGATAAAACGGAAATTATCTGTGCTTGGTGATTTATGTTAATCGATCGGCGACATCGTTAGATCGACAGAAATATTCCACTGTTCGGTGAAGCCGAGGGAGTTAAAGGTGTTTTAATAGATTGTCGTGAACAGCCGCAGATTCTCTATCgcttggtaattgcaatttcaTACTAAAagctgttacgtgttcgcgttgTTGTAAACTGTCACGTGAATGTTACCTAGAAACAGGAGAATATTCAATTTACATCCTTCGAGAATTTTTGCGCACCCTCAGAATCACCATGAGAGCCTCTAAGAATTTCGATGGACTCTCAGGATCATTATGAGACTCTCAAAGAATTTTTACGAACCTTCAGGATCATTATGAGGTCCTCAAAGAATATTGGGAGACCCTCAGAATCACCATGAGAGCCTCTAAGAATTTCGATGGACTCTCAGGATCATTATGAGACTCTCAAAGAATTTTTACGAACCCTCAGGATCATTATGAGGCCCTCAAAGAATATTGGGAGACCCTCCAGATCACTATCGATCATCCATGATGTTTTATGAACCCCCAGAATCATTATGAGACCCTTAAAGAATATTGGTAGACCCTCAAGATCATTGTAGATCCTTCATGATTTTTACTGAACTCTTAGGGTCACCACGAGacgctataaatatttttacgaaCCTTCAGGATCGTTATGAGGCCCTCACAGAATATTGGGAGACCCTCCAGATCACTATCGATCATCCATGATTTTTTATGATCCCCCTTAGGATCACTACGAGATCCTCTAAGAATTTTGATGCACCCTTAGAGACAATTaaacaattctttaaaaaattttttaaattgctttctaattttaccatttttttaaCTACGAATTTAAATTGCAGCAGAAGAGGCTCGGCGATCCACTCAAGACGCCGAATACAGAAAGGTAAGTTAGAACATGAAATATTTGGAAAGAGAGGAATCCAAAATAACCCcgtattgtttaaacaatttctttGTATTCTTGCTCGTCCTTCCAGCCCACGCAGTGAAGCTCGAGCATGATCAACAGACATCACGGTCCATCTCGTCTACCGGGAAATGCAATTAATTTCTTCGCGAGAACAAAACAAGATTCTTTTTTTTCCCTCTGTTCTGCAATCGGCCGCGTCGGGAATACACGTCGCGTTCGTCATGTGACATCCTAATCTACTTGCATGACGCGTGTGCGTCCGCACGGAGACAGATCATGTGAGAAGAGATGCCTACGTGAGTCACCGGTCGGACGAAAAAACTCCCTGGGAATGATCATTCATGGTCAAAAACGCTGAATCATTAATTAACAGGTCTCATGAATAGAGTGTTCAACCATGTGTTCAACCACCGCGATATTTTAATGGACGATTCagtgaaaatgaaatgaaaattggtTTCGAAGTCGTCACTAGACAGCAAATCTGTTTTaccttaagggagtagactcctttttccaggattgtgagggtgcgggattcgcgttctcatttctcacaaaaacggggtttttcagtagtcaagaaCGCTAGGTAAAAGATCGATCCAGGGctctatcgccctcaaaattcctattttttcgtttacgagacgtaatttgcatttttcGGAAGCATTagcgacactaattttataacagaagaaatggtgaactaattgcttaaaattttggagaaaaatattattaatcatttaactagattcggtattttatggagaaccaagaaaaaaattattttctccttttttagtgcgttttaatataagcgtggtttttaaaaagttttttttatatattttattttctacttgtattgtcatcggaagcaagtgtgaaTACAAAATTGTAGCAAGATTTGATTGTGGgaggaggtttaaaattcgattacaagatttgacgcatacaacaacaacacggcaagttaatataagcgtggtaaaaataggaattttgagggcgatagcgttTTTGAATACTCAAAATCCCCATTtccgtattatcgagaaatgagaacgcgtatctcgcatccttgcaatcctggaaaccagtctaccgccttaattttaatgaatcgAAAATACTACATCTGTAATTTGATGTTGCTCTTACATTGTTCCAGATCAACCAATCTCGTCAATCTCAAGTTTCGTTTCATTTTTAGCTTGCAGCATCACGTTCTGTTTGCTGTAGTGTACAGGATATATTTAAGACAAAGAATACCAACGAGCACGTGTCGAAAGCTATGCTTAAGACACAAATGTGGTCGGTATTATCCACAATTAGATAAGAATGTACTTCCTCTGTGTCTCTGGTCGCTTTATGACGTATTAATTCGAATGGTACGAGTCGTAGCACGTATAATTACTGTAATGACAAATCTCAGCGGGATTATCTTCCAGTTTGTTCCACTTTCAGCTCGAATTCGTGCAATAAACGCATGAAATCTGCAATCGCATGATCACTCGAAATACACGGCTGCCTAATTAAATCCAAAAACACCTAAAtcaaataatacgaaataaaaGGGGACACACAAGTTTACAGATAAATTCAAATTCGAATTCAATGCAGCAGGAATTAGATAAAATCCTATCGTAAAAATCCTATCTACAATCCTATCTAAATCgttcaaaaaattttaaaaaagaatttgatcataaaatttttaaaaattaataagttGTTTCATTCTATAATAATCTAATGCAAAAATTAAATGCATACGATCGAGgtaagaatcaaataaaataatattcgacCATACTAAATGATAAAAAATCGTTTAGTTGCCTTAAGGACAAGATCTTCCGAAATCCCCTATTAATCGATCGCTAAATGGCACCCAGCAGCTCGACACGCTAGAGAAATCACGACAAACCGAGGATTTATCGATATCGATAAAATCGGTCGATCGGTCGCCTTCTCGCGAATATATCGTTCTCACAAAGATCGACGACAGATGGTGGTAGATTAATCTCGTCCTCCTCTAATCGCGTTAATGTAACGACATGATAATCACGTGCATCGTTTACGCAACAGAGTGCTTCACCTGTTGCCGCGATCACGTGATttaattaatatacaaacctgCCACCAATTTCGTTATCCAACTGGTCTCGGATGAACGGTAGGAAAAAAGGAACGCGTGGGTCGTCGATTATGCAGTTCCTGCAGATCCTGCAGCTACGTATAGCTGTTCTGCATGTGTCCTGTGGTTGCACAAGGAAGCTACCAATGATGCAATATCGTGTGCATATTTATAGAACGGGTGCTGCTGTGTCCcgggaaatattaattaattatagccGGAGTATATTTCCGCCTTTTTTACCAATCTTCCTTCATTTCTTTACAGTATTACTTCCTTCTAATGTTTTTGAATCTAATTTCTTCTCATTCTTCTTTTGGATGGTGATTTTATTTTCAtatgtgatcactagactgcggatctttatgcatttatagcaaaatcgagtagatgaaattgaaaattgagggagaatttcaaaaattgaagaggTCAATagatgatttctcatctattaaaattattgaaggaagaaataacattctgtttggtttctattcctcgcaatcgatacagataatttttattttgcatatagatccgcaatctagtgatcACTTCCTATTGTCATTTTTTTAAGCaacgtttcttttttctcttttgtaTAACTGTTTTTAAAGAGTCTTAAATCAACTAGAGTTATTTCTCGAAGATTTCCTTTCATTccattttttttgtatacatatatcttcactttcatgtacaataatttttattaatgttgtttgaaatatcgatcgcaaggtagtgaaatgcataataatttttattctttaagaagattaatttcttttaGTCTGTtttgtataacattattttttaataattgagTCAGTATTGATGGAATACAACAAATAAATTGTAGAGAGATGTTGCACCCGCGGTTCCGCGTTCAGTGAATGACGTTACAGTCGGTGGTTGTTCAAATGTGATGAACAtttataatattcatatttttccGAGAATCCAGGCTTGTTTTCGAAAAGAGGCTCGGAAGAAACAGTTTTATCAGTCGTTGCAGAGGACATCGGTATCTCTAGCCGGTATCGTTGCGGTATAACATGTGTTCCATTACTTTCTTCCAGCACCCAGACGTATACTGGAACTAGTATGTAATTAGCGGCACGTGGTCGATAAAGAGAGAATGACTAACCGTACCACGCGCTCCGATAATAAAAGAGTGTGTATCCGCCGCTTCGGAAGGAAACGGGTCGTTTAggctataaaaatttatttgtcttCGAGTTATTGATAAATATTCATGGAAATACAGAATAATTGAGTCATTAAAGATTCGTGACACTAAATTTTCCAGTAAACAACATTATATACTCTGTATGCTTcctataaaaattctttattcCAAATATTTGACACGCTGATTCATAATATTGAGTATTGAATATTGCGAATCATAGTATTTAGTTAAACAGATAGGCTAGAATTCTCGAGgttgcaaaatattttatactgATCATAGTATTATTCGGTGAAAAACAATAAagataaactaaaaattgaacaaTGACAAACACTACTGAATGGTTAATAGCATTCCGTTAAAAGATAAATGAAAAGTTATGACGTTAAAATGTGAGCGATGATTCATAGAAACGAAAGATAAACTAGAATTTGCATCGCTAAATGCTTTACAATAATCCGTAATATTCAGTTGAAACAATAAAAGTTTCGCTAAAAGTCACAACGGTGTTATAAATTCTTCAAGAGCTCATAATATCTTCAGTAGAAAATTTCTCCTATTGTCAGCGTTCTTTTTCCGCATATTAATTCACTttaggcagagttgggcaaaactttaatcaacgattgacgaataacttcatcaatcgatcgaatcagtctccgatttttcgatgatttcttttcttaatcaacgattgacgattaacttcatcaatcgattgaatcaatcgtcgatttttcaatgattaccttttttaatcgtacacattaattaatcaatcttgattaaaattttaatatcgattaaTGTGCAACTCTGACTTTAGGATACACAAATAACAAAAATGCTATTTTTTTGATTCGTCGTGAAAATGGTGAAATATTTCCTAGAGGTACCTTGTGAGAGATTAAGGGATTGCGAGTTTATCTTGATTTAAGGACTAGTAAGTGAAGAATCTCGAAGGGAATAACCATCCTAAGTACAATGTTACGAGTAGATACAGATTCTAATTGAGGTCAGAGGTCGTGACCAGACAGCAGGACTAGAGGCAATTAGTTAAATACTCTTTTATGTGTCTTTCAATTCTGCCTTGTTATCGAGTTATTAACTTTGCTACGATCCACTGTGCACTTTTCTGTACTCCTCGGAGAACCCAGGAGGAACGGTATCTCCCAGAACAACACgaaaaagttatttaaataaaaagaatgtttcatataccacgtttttgagacggactaaaaagtataaaataatttttcctagccccatacagattcctaaccccatacagatagtcctgaaaatgtgattgtgaattatTAATAGGTATGAAAATACTTGCAAGAttcaaaacgaaaaacgtggggcgcatgcaatagataaattgatgcatgaatagttcacctaagtcactaacaattttattgcactgcaaatgatatgaactgttgtgtgagttttctcaatggcagctactctctacactccttactgttatcttgcgccccacgcttttcgttttaaatcttacaagtattttcatagattaaaaatttacaatcacaaattttcagggctATCTGTAtggggaaattattttatactttttacttcatcttaaaaacgtggtaagtatattaaaaattattttttatttaaatgattattttctgctttttttaaatttattaattcatgcttttttttaaatcgttGATATTTATATGTGTTGGGGAGTTTATTCATTCAACTTTAAATAATCAAGATTTTTACGAAAATTTAGGGGAATAGTGCGTTTAACTCCGGTAAAAagaattgtttttttattttctttgttaaatCTAAGGGGGTTCAATatcgcattgtcatccagttctgagctatgattAAAGTTTTAAGTGTCTAGCTGATcgagaagttagtttaaaatcagacaagaaagcgagttaataaaaacgtggtaataaaatcTTAACACATTTCCTAAAAATGTTTATCAAACTTGGGAAACACGTTCAACCAACTTGTAACCATACGTGGAACCGTCTGTTaacaaaattcatttaaatcgtGGACAATGTTCCAAGCACAGAAGCGCTAATCACGAGCAGATTCCCAAGAGGAAAATATATCTCCTTGTGTCAGTTCCAGTAAACATACATATGTCCCATCCGATGAACACAAAATAATTTGAGCCTCGATGCTCAAATTGAACCGTCCATAAAACACGGTTGACAAATTCCTCGATCGTATTTTTAAACAGTCTCCTATTCCCGGCAAATTATCGGGCGTTCATGAATTCGCTCCATCAATATTTGATCGACCCTCAGTGGATGTTGTtggtgtcaatttgacacatttTTCCCCGTTTCTGAAAAAGTAGTATCTTATCTTAATGCAGCCTACTCTTTTTTCCAGCAAATTGATTTTTCAGCGTACCATCCAATTAACAAAAGACAAACAAGAAAAATAAAGGACGAATTAAGGATAATGGCAATTAAGGGTTTTCACAACTtgaagaatgaaataaaaattggaacaatttttttgtgcATTTTAAACCAAGTTGTTTTCCCTTTTGAAATCACAGATTGTCAACTCTTCGATCTCTTCAAGATTAGATTACTTGGAGACTTGAAACAAAAATGGTAGAAAATCAGAAAAGGATTGTTTCGTCCGACGATTAAGGATTTAAGAGCATAGTTCTCGATTTTGGTCCGATGACTAGGTGATTAGGCGATCGCGCGGCATGATCACGCGGCACGTGACTAACCAACGATCATTTTCCACGAACTTATCGAATCTCGTGATTCTCTGGTCGCTGTCCACACTTTCCAGACCTCCTCGACTGAATTCCATCGGTATCGGGCAGCGTGACACCACTTCTAATCACGTAACCGCGATTGAACTCCTCGACTTTGCTACTGACAGCTCCCTGGTCACTCAAAACGCCGGCATAGATAAGATAACCGGTGCGAATTTAGGATGTTGTAGCGATGTTCTTCCACATTGTCGGAAACGTGTTCCGTTGGGTCGTTACACGAGCCGttatttttttctttggttTGTAACATTGACACGGATACTGAGTTTATCTGGGTCGCGGGCTGTGTTTTCTTCGTGATAAAACATAACGAATTATGTATGTCCTATATTTTTGAAGGAAACTTCGTAGACAAATCGCATTGATATAATACTTGTAGACTACGTTGCGCTGCTGGACGATATGTgacaaaattattattgttacatttttcctTCATTACCATTTTCGATGGAAGGTAATCAAGTGGCTTGACGAATTTGGTGAAGCTAGAAAATTGCCATGAGGACCTCTAGGAGTACATAGTGGATCCATAAGATTGATATGGGAACTTTAGATGCACTCTAGAGGTTGACGAAAGAGTTGAGATGACTGTGATAGACTCAGGAATTTtggtaaatttataaaattgctATAAGGGCCTCTAGGAGTCCACAGTGGATCCCTAAGATTGATATGAGAACTCTATATGCACTCTAGAGGTTGACGAAAGAGTTGAGATGACTCTGATGGACTCAAGAATTTtggtaaattaaaaaaattgctaTGAGGGCATCTAGGGATCTATAGAGAATCCCGAAGATTGATATGGGGACTCTAGATGGCCTCTAGAGACTGACTAAGgagtattaataaatttaacagaCCACGAAGACTCTAGAAGTCTTGGTGAATGTAGACAATCGCTGTAAGGACCTCTAGAGACCATCTAATGAGTCATGATAAATCTATCAGACCCTGACGACTCTAATTAGAATCATGGTACATTtacaaaatttctataaagaccTGTAGACACTGTCTACAGAGCTGGAATGGCTCTGATGAACTCTGAGAACTGTTGACTCTTAATCGATGTGATCCTAAAGTCTCTAGATATTCTGATGTCAGAAGAATTGCAACGAGCACCTCTGGGAGTCCATATAGTGGATCCTCAAGATTGATATTCTGGACCCCTACATTAATTCTAGGTGCCTCTATTATTTTTTAACAGTTCTGCCTATAACCTAGAGCCTCGCCACATTAGCCGCCACAGAGCCGTCACAGAAGCCTGAAGGGATCGAAATGATCCGAAGAGCCTGACAACCCTGACACCCTTAATAATTCCACACCATCCCCCTGACCTCGAAGAGAACATTCTAGAGCCCGAGATCCAATCGATATTTCCTTTCGTCCGGCGAAGTCTCTATTATAATCCGAGAGCTCCGATCGCGTAAATCATCGTGCAACGACATCGAGACAGCTTGGCGACGTGCCATTATCCCCGTCGATTCGATGATTGGATCGGATCACGATCAATTCCGCCTGCAACGAGCGACCAGCCGTTCCGCACTCCTCGAAACTGAACTGACAGAATCGATATTGCGTTATCGCCGTAGCGTAAGGTCAAGAGTTCCTTTGAACCGTACGCTGGATTCTTACGTCTTCGTTGGTGACATAGTATTGCGCAACGACTGGCTCGAGTGTCGCATTGTCGTTAAATTCTTGAGTGCGGGGCGAAAAACGCGAGACGCTTCCCGGTTTCCTTGATCAACACACTGCTCTTGCATCAGCGGAGAATGACTGGTGAAAACGTTCCTGGTCGTCGTGACTCCACCAACCGAGTTATTAATAATGAGTTCACTGTCGAAAACTGGCTCTGACAATGGAACCCTTCTTTCTAACATTGGCAACGGACTCTCGTTTCTTTCGGTTCGAAATTGTAGAGTGCAGTCAaatctgtttttgtgcggtagatagggACCTATAAAAAAAATGGCAGAGCCTGTAGCAACAAATTTTGAAGCCGACACGAAATCGTTTACATCAGACGTGTGTCAAGTCAATAGTTGAATTATCGTGGCACGCGACACTCATGGCCGTAATGAGCCGCGTAATTAATTCATTATCGTCGGTCCTGACCACTGAAGTGACAGTACGTGACATTCTCGAACTTTTATTTACGAATTCGTGCCGTTGACCCCCGATACGACTGATCCAAGCTGACAATCACGATTTAGTTTGCTGACTACCGATTCTCGGTAGAGCTTATTCAATTTTCTGATAGGGGATCGACGATTTGTATCTCGACTAACATTAGTCGGTGATCAATCTAGTGATCTAGTGATCTTGCTAATCCTTTCTGAATCTTGAGAACATCCATTCATCCGATTTAATCTGTCGAATTAATAGCTAATAATCGTTAAACAAGGCTGTCAGGTAAAATGATTGGGTTCACAGAAAATTGTGTCTGTTAATTTTGAGGTAATCGTAGGCCTGCAATTACGTATAATTCTTTATTTAAACGCATAACCACGTGCAATATGTATGCGCCTGTTGGAATGCAGACATTTCTGCGGTTGAAATTCCTTGGTCAAGTAATTCGCGAAGTCCGCATTTAAATGGTAGTTAATTTGCGCTATCGCTTACCGCGCTGAAATTGCAACAGAATATTACTCAACTCGATGATTCGCTTGCAACTGCGTTTCTCACGACTGTGTTTCCCAGTAGGTGCATAAACGTTTCGTATCTAGCAATTACAGATCGAATTGAtcaattaaatttgttaaatattaaTCAAATAGACGACAATCTCTTTATAGAAATTATATGAAATTACAATACACTTTCCAGTATTGTAAAGCACATAGTTGCTGCGAATTGCATAAGATAAAATTCTCTAGTTCCTATAAATTGACCAGATACGCCCAACAACAATCAACAAAACGGGACAATCATCTACCAACCGAGCTAAATCAGTCGCACGCATACAATTCAGAAGACTCTACAATTATACGCACTTCACTGACCTCCTCCAACGTCAACATAGTTGCAAAATCCCGCTATAGCAATCAAGAAAATCACTGAAATTGCTCGTGACATTGAGAACTATTTTCTCACTCACGAGCAGGAATAATTGTTATAGTTAAAAATACCAGGAGCGATCGAATGAccgattctacatttattatttcataattattgaacgttgcgaagaaaatatttcaatttcataggaaatttctttattcaagtatcttacaataaaaatgtaagTCAACAAACAATCCGTGTTTCTTTCCAAAATATTTCttcgaaattaaaaaatgtatgattACAGAAGTCAGTGAGAATCGTCGATACGAGAATCTATCGAAACGCAAAAATGGTGTAATTTTCGCGCGTTGTAACACGTGTCTCCAATCGAAACGGCTCAAGAGCCAGATAACGAAGATTTGCTGTCCGACTACTCCTTTTTATTAGCGCGCACCGTCATTGATAACGccgaaacaaacaaacaaatcaCCGCGAGCCTATCATTGGGCAACCTTCGAGCTAGCCAGGCCCAATTCGGTGATCATTTTCATTCGCGATTCAATCGTCGATCTCGCCGGTCATCGACCGTTAAGCCGCTTCTCCGTCAACATTTCCGGTCCCTTCGGCGGCCATTTTCTCATCTAATCGGCCATCATCACCTGCTCGCTAAGACAACATAGTGATCTTCTGTCAGTTCGTGAGTGTCTATTTGTATTTGATTTATTTGTgtttgatcatttttattcagTCGTCGTTTGGAACAAGTGCTTCTGTCGGCCATATTCTAGTCTAATCGGGCGTTGTCATCTACTCTCTAAGAAAACATAGTGATTTTCTGTCAGTTCGTTGTGAAATACCCATCGAATTTCGTGAGTGTCTATTTGTATTCGATTTATTTGTGTTCGACCATTTTTATTCAGTCGTTGTTTGAACCAAATGCTTCTGTCGGCCATTTTCTAGTCTAATCGGCCGTTATCATCTACTCACTAAGAAAACATAGTGATTTTCTGTCGGTTCGTTGTGAAATACCCATCGAATTTCGTGAGTGTCTATTTGTATTCGATTTATTTGTGTTTGACCATTTTTATTCAGTCGTCGTTTGGACCAAACGCTTCTGTCGGCCATTTTCTAATCTAATCGGCCGTTATCATCTACTCTCTAAGAAAACGTAGTGATTTTCTATCGGTTCGTTGTGAAATATCGAATTCGAGTTTCGTGTATTCGTATTTGACcatttttattcattaatttttattgtatcgaCTTTGACTGTTTATTAAGTGTATTATGGGTTGCAGAGACTTGTGTAAGTTGAACATTTTAAATTGCGTGATTGTGACGAAAGAGTGCGTTTAAATTCTTCCTCCAAAAGTATAAATTTTGCATCGATTATTTTTGTGATCGAGTTTTACATGAATGTgaggaaattaattttcacgaTATTGTAAAAACGttatagactgcggacctttatgcaaaataaaaatgattgtgGGAAAGAGGAATAagacaaaaattgatttcatccattacagactttgttacattaaaaacgacgtcatgatattttaaaactttttaaatctttt
This genomic stretch from Lasioglossum baleicum chromosome 13, iyLasBale1, whole genome shotgun sequence harbors:
- the LOC143215137 gene encoding uncharacterized protein LOC143215137 isoform X2; translated protein: MAAVLDPCQNYSRNSGVVVTRAAATIELVELVFGIDPCRRGSAIHSRRRIQKAHAVKLEHDQQTSRSISSTGKCN